From the genome of Burkholderia pyrrocinia:
CGGATCGGCCAGAATCGGGCGTGACTACTCGTACACGATCGACGTTGCGTCGACGCGTGATGATACTGCGCTGCTGTCGCTGATGCACCAGCCTGTCACCCTGCAGATTCAGCAAGTCACGGCTCCCTTTGCGGTTCCCGTCTATCGTCCGGTCCACGGTTTCGTGCATCGGGTCGCCTATTTGGGCGGTAACGGCGGCCTTTCGACGTACCAGATCGAGTTTTCATCGGCGCTGGTCTTCCTTGAGAAAACCCACAACGAAGAGGGCTGGCTCGAGAAAGACGCCCGCGAGATCATTTCCGACGTGCTTGATCGGTATCCGCAGCTACGCGGACAGTACCGTTTCTCGCTGTCGTCTGATCCCGCCAAGCGTTCGTGGTGCAGGCAAAGCGAATCCGATCTTCACTTTGTGAACCGCTTGGCTGAGGCCGAGGGCTGGTATTTCTACTGGGTCCACGAAAACGTTAGCGAAGGTGACGCGCCCAAGACGACGCTCGTCATTGTTGACCGCGTCTCGACACTTCCCGATGGGAAACCGGTCGAATTCATCCGAGCGAACGACAGCAACGAATCTGACGGTTTCGCTCATTGGGCAGTGGTGCAGACGATGCAGAGCACGCGCTACATGTCGCGTGCGTTTGATTACAAGCGGCCCGCGTCCAATTTTCAGGTAGAGAGTGGGCTTGCCGCGACGAGCTATGTCGCGGAGGAGCGCCACCAGAAAGCTGAGCATAGCGTTCCTGATGCGCCGATGACGGTCTTCGAATCGACGGCTTACGGCTATTCCAGCTCAGACGCTGGTGAGGTGCGAGCGCGACGGCGAGTAGAGATATGGGATGCGCGAGCAAGCCGATATTTTGGCGTCGGAGGCGTGCGGTGGCTCGATGCCGGTTCGCGGTTTGTGTTGAACGGGCATCCCCGCCACGAAGACGGTGATGCGAAGAAGCGAGAGTATCTGGTGGTCGAGGCGCGATGGTTCATCGAGAACAATGTGCCGATCGGCCAGCAGACGGTCGAGTTTCCGCAAAGTCTTCGCGCGACGCTGGCCGAGCAACAGGCAATTCACCGGGAACGGTTCGATACGCCCGGTCATGCAGATGGCACAACCGGATTTTTCATGCTCGAAGTGGAGGCGCAACCCACGGCCGTCGAGTACCGGAGCCCATTGGATCATCCGAAGCCGGTCATGTCGATCGAACACGCGCTTGTCGTGACTCCGGATGGCGCGGAAGCGTGGACGAACGACCGCAACCAGATCAGGGTGCATTTCGCCTGGGATCGCAAGAATCCACCGGACGCCTTCAATTCCTCACCGCTGCTGTCTTCGCTTCAGTCTGATACCGGGAACGGCTATGGGGCGGTTCACGTGCCGAGGGCGCGTGAATGGGTCATCGTCGGTTACTGGAATGGCGACTGTGATAAGCCGTTCGTGTTGGGCCGTATCAATGGAGGCACTACGCCGTCCCAATGGCATTCGAACGCGTTGCTGTCCGGGTTCAAGTCGGAGGGGTTCGGCAAGACGGGTGCCTACAACTCGTTCGTTCACGATGACTCTACGAATCAAAGCGGGACACGGCTGGTCAGCTATACCGGCAAGAGCTATGCGGCGCTGACGCAGGGCTACCTGATCAAGCATGACGACAACACACGCGGCCAGTATTTGGGGGCCGGTTTCGTCCTGCACGCCGACGAGTTTGGTGCGGTTCGTGCCAGCAAGGGGCTGTCCATCAGTGCGCATTCGAAGGCTTACGACGACGAACAAATGGGTGTGGACGAAGCGCGATCGCAGTTGCAGCAGGCGGGGATGCTGGTCGAGTCGCTGTCCAGCGCAAGCACGATTGCTCAGGCGGAATCGCTGCAAACAGGACAGGACGCGCTCAAGGCGCTGTCGAAGGATATCCAGCACCCGGTGTCAGGCAATACGTCAGGCGGGGTGACGGCGGGTGGCGGTACGGGCAGCGCCAACGGATTTGCGCAGCCGAACATTTTGGTATCGACGCCGAAGGACATTGCACTGGTCGCGGACAGCTCGACGCATATCGTGGCTGAGAAAGAGGTCAACGTCGTCAGCAACGAAAACACGTACGTTGCAACGGGCAAGTCGTTTGTCGTGGCGGCTGCAGAAAAGGTCAGCTTCTTCGCGCAGAAACTTGGCGCGTTCTTTGTCACGGCGAAAGGCCCGATCAAGCTGTCGGCCAATACGGACGACGTGAACGTCAACGCAGGCAAAGACGTGACCGTGAAGGCCAAGCGCATTGTGCTCGACGCCGACGAAATCATCATCAAGGCTGGCGGCTCGTACACAAGATGGGTTGCCGCTGGCATCGAGGATGGCACGCAAGGCCCACGCACGATCAAATCGGCGTCGCTCAGCCGTCAGGGGCCGAGTTCGATTGCGCAGCATATGAACAGCCTGCCGCAGGCCAAATTCAACGATCCCTATGTACTGCGTGATCGCATCTCCGGCGAAGTGCTGAAGAACCACCCCTACGAACTGGTACGGGGCGACGGCACGCGCATCAAGGGGATGACGAATGATCTTGGCCACGTTGCCGAGCAGAAGAATGAGGACATCGAGACGCTGAAATTGCATGCGCTTCGTCCGGAGCCGCCCGCGAGCGCAGGCAACGGCCAGGAATGATCCCTTCTTGAACGACTAATACTGATCCAGAAAATCCTATGAGCGACAATCAGGCAGGTAATCAAGGGGGCGACTCGCCGTTCAGCGACGATGCTGAGCAAGAGGTCGTGCGGCAAATGGGGCGGACCGCTCCAGACGGGTCGTCGTATGGAACATTCACGCTCACTCCTGCAAGCGATACGCGACAAAAGGAACTGTTGTGCGATGTACGACCCATTATCCCCGTGATCTTTCTGCCGGGCGTGATGGGGTCATTGCTGACCGACAAGGAAAACGGCAATGAACTGTTCTTTGCGCCGAACACGGACGGTATGTTCGGAAAACTAGGTGCCCTTCCGGCACTTATTGGCTTGTGGTTCACGAAAGCATCATCGCGAGAAAAACAATTCGATCCAAGTAAGGCTGCGGTGACGCCGCTCGGGCCGATCAATGTCGGCAAGCATGGCAAGAACGACACCCCGGAGCAGTTCGTTGACGAAAAAGAAGCGAGGCGGCGCGGGTGGGGTTCGATTCATCGCACGAGCTATCACCCGGTGCTGGCATGGCTCGAAGAGACGCTGAATCAGCCGAAGCTTCTGGGTGAACCGCATGGGCCGTGGGTCACGCCGGACCCTAACGGAGAGAAATGGACGCTCAAGCCGGTGATCGACACCGATCCGTCCGACTACGGTGCGCTTGGAAAAGGCGGGAAAATCACCTTGGATTCTGCAGAATTCGAGCATTTCTCGAAGTTTCGGTATCGCGTGTACGCCATCGGTTATAACTGGTTGCAGTCGAATGCGGACTCGGGAAAGCAGGTGGTCGACGGTTCCAACTACTTTGATCCGAAGACGCAGAAAACGACGCGGTTGATGGGGATCAAGGAAATCATCGCGGAGAACAATAGCGGGAAGGCAATCATTCTCACCCATTCGATGGGGGGATTGGTGGCCCGGATGGCGATTGCAATGCATGGGGCGGAAGGTTTGATGCACGGGGTGTTTCATAACGTGCAGCCCGCGACGGGGGCTCCGGTTGCGGTAAAGCGGTTCAGGACGGGCGGCGGCAATGAAGGCGGTATGAACAGCTTCATTAACGGCAGTCTTGTCGGTCGCGATGCCGACGAATTTGTGGCGGTGATGGCGAATGCACCTGGGCCTTTGGAACTGATACCGATGCCTGACTACATCAACGGTGACCCATGGTGGGTATTCGCACGGCTCAATGGCGAACCGGTGATGCAGTTGCCGAAGGATGGCGACGCTTACAATGAAATCTATCTTAATTCGAATTGGTACGGATTGGTTCCAGATGATTCTTTGCTGGACCCGGCTGGAACTGTGGCAGGGAAGTTGAAGGCCGATAATCAGGATTTAACCGTCTCTCAGAAATTTAATTTTCTCTTGAAGGACGTTGTGGCGAAGCAAAGTCAGATTAAAGACGTCTATCATGGAAAGACGTACGCGGCATACAATGATATTGGGGCTCTGGGTCAAAAATCGCACGCTGATATCAAGACGGAAAGCGAGGGTAAGGGCAAACCGAGCGTGGAAAAAGGGAAGTCGCTCGAAGATGTGTTGACATTCGGTAAGGTGATTTGGAGGGGGAATATCCCTCCGGGAGTAACGGAAGAAGAATTGCGTGCTGCGAGGTTCATGCGCGCCGATGATTCGCATACAGGTAACGTGCGGGTATATTTGGATTCGCACAAGCTGTCCATCGATTTTGAGGTTCAGAAGGTCGCGAAGTTGCCCAACGGGGCGACGGCGCCTGATCCGGATAAGAACGGCATTATTCCGGGTGATGGTACGGTGCCTGCATGGTCAGCCGAAGCACAGGCACGAGGTCTGAAGCCCGGGGTAAAAGGCGATCCGGCCAAAGGTGTGCAATTGGCGTTTATGCAGGGGGGCTACGATCACCAAGGGAGCTATGACCATCCGTGGACGCGATGGGCATTACTCTACAGCGTTGTACAGATCGCGCAGGATGCGCCGGAGCCGTCATGTTGAAAGGTTTACAGAAGTTTCTATTGCTTGTGGTGGGCGTGTGCGCCTGTACGACTGTGTTTTCCGGGGAACCAACGATGACTAATTCCTTGCTATCCAAGCCGCGCCCGTGGTGTATTGGCCGTTTTTTATTCGATCGGCCGGCAACGAGCAAGATTTCGAATCAGCGATATGAGTTTCGAGGGGAGAAGTTAACAACCCAATACAACGTCTCGTCGGCGACATACCAAGCTGAAATTGTTGCGCGGGAAAAAGAACTGAGAACTAAGCAGCGCATTAACCCGGTAAATCTGAAAGAAAAAACAGGCCGCGCATGGTTGGAGAAGGCTTTTTCGCCGGTGCCAAATTCTCGGGTTTTTGTGTTTGAAGATGCGGTGGCAAAGGTCGAAAAGCTGCCTTTTGAAACCGAGGGTTATGTTTTCTTTGATGACAAAGTGGTTCGAACGAAGGGGATGATCGGCGCAACTGCTATTGATCGAGCGGAGGAAATCTATAACGATACAATTCGTCGTATTAAGGCGAGAGACAACTGGACTATACCGACCGAATCGGGGTTCTGCTTCGATGGTGGGATTGTCACGGGTTCATCGACCTATACCGAGGAAGTTAGCCAGTCGTTTGCATTGATGCCGGGCCGTCCGGCGTTACTGGTTATTCAGCTGCGTGATGCGGTGGGCTCGGATCAGAAAGAGTCACTAACTAAGACGTTGCCACAGTTACGCGCGCAGATGGACCGGATGTCCGGACATTATCGGATCCTGCGACAGGGCAAGCGAACGGTTGCAGGGATGGATGCCGAGGAAGTGTTGTTCGAACTGAAGGAAGGCGACATCACCTCGTACCGCTTTTATCTGCTTGCACCGGGCGATTCGAGCACGCTGGCGAAGCCGCATACGGCTATTCAATTGCTGCTTGGCGCGAGTAGTCCCGACTTGAAGCCGGAAGAGGCGACGTCCCCGGTCGACGAGGGGAGCGCGCTGCAAGTGTGGGATACGCTCTTGAACAGTTTACGGTTGAGACCGGGCGCTGTCTGAGCGGAGAGCCGTATGAAGCGCTATGACATCGTGAAAGGCGACACGACGACGGTGGGCGGCATCGTGCAGGCTGGTGACGGACTGGACATGCTGCACGGTCGCGAACAAGCGTACGAGCACGATCCGGTGTGGTGCCCGGTGTGCAAGACACTCGGCGTGATCGTGTGCGACGGCCCGCGTCATTCGAGCACCGGACCGGATGGTCGACAGTCGGCGTTAAGTGACGACCTCTGTCGGTGCGCATGTCCAATGCCGCCGAAGCTGGTGGCGTCACAGTCGGTATCGTATATCGAGGTCTGAGGGGGCGATTCTCACGTACCTTCCATGAATCACAAAGAGATGCAATTGCGAAATCGACGCCTCCTTCGCCTGACGTTAACAGGCATTATTGCCGGTGGCATTTCGATGCTAGCGGGGTGCGGATGCTGGCCATTTGACGAATCCACACGCTCGGAATTCAAATGGAAGTCACAAACCCTTGGCGCGATATTCAAAGATGCCGACAAGGAGAGCGATCAATGCATCGACGCCGTATATGCAGATCACCTCAAGAAGACTGTTTTTTCCTGCCGGAACTCGGAGTATGAAAAAATTCTCAACGTCATCACTGGTGAGCCAGTAAAAATCGGTCTTGCCAAGGCGATTTGCGAAGAGGCGAAATTCGAGTTGAATAATGGTATCCCTCATGAAGCAAAAAATCGCATTTTTAATTTGCATCCGGGTGAGGATGAAATCTCCTCGTGCATGAGTCAGAAGGGATTTAAAGGCGAAGAAGTCGAGAAAAAGGAGTGTTACGTAAACTTTATGCGCTGAATGGCATTGATTGAGCAGACGCTCGTCACTGAGGAAGGCGGCCCATCGACGGCGGATCGCGGCATTCCGATCACTCGGCCCGGCACCTGGGCCGGATTGTTGAATGGGACCCGTTTGTAAGTGGCGGCGAATACGGTTTTTACGGTCACCGGTGATAATTGTCTCGCAAGGATTGCGCGACTACCTCGCGGCAGCAGGATTCACGCTGATGGCTCGCGAGTTGCGCTGCGTATTGAGTCAATATCGGTTCCGTTGCGAGAACAATCACGTTCCTGCGCATATTCATTGCTGCATCGCAGGAGTTCCCAAGACCGGATAGACGGGGCGAGTAGATCGGGGCGAGGGTGTTGGCTCTCGTCTCGCCAGTCGGCGGGGTGACGAATGAGCGGTGCTGGGCGGGGATCGGGTAGGGAGCCATCGGAACGGTCCCTTATGGAAATCGCTCCAGATGGTAGCAAAGTAGTAGCAATGGCACGACGGAACGCCAAAGAAAAAGGGGCTACGGTGTTTAACCGTAACCCCTTGATTCCTTTGGTCGGAGCGATAGGATTCGAACCTACGACCCTCTGATCCCAAATCAGATGCGCTACCAGGCTGCGCTACGCTCCGACGAGCCAAAGATTGTATCGTCTAACTACTGATTCGGTCAATCGCTATATGCGGGTACATGCCGCAGCGGTGAACCGGCCGCGATTTGCGACAATTCGCACCAAGATCGGCCGGCCCGGACGCACGTGCGCGCGGCCGCTTGCCGAAGCAAGGAGAACATCATGATGAACCTGATCCTGTGGCGCCACGCCGAAGCCGAAGACTACGCGACGAGCGATCTCGCACGCCAATTGACCGTCCGTGGCCGCAAGGACGCGCAGGCGATGGCCAAATGGCTGCGTGGCCGGCTCGAGACGAACGCCGTGATCCTCGCGAGCCCGGCGGCCCGCACCGTGCAGACCGCCGAGGCACTGACCGACCAGTATCGGACCGTCGACGCGCTCGCGCCGGGCGGCAGCATCGACGAGGTGCTGGCGGCGGCCGGCTGGCCGGAAGGCCTCGCGCCGACGGTCGTCATCGTCGGGCACCAGCCGACGCTCGGCAGCGTCGCCGCGCAACTGATCGCCGGCAGCGACGACAGTTGGAGCGTCAAGAAGGGCGGAATCGTGTGGCTTGCGAGCCGCACGCGTGACGGCAGCCGGCAGGCCGTGCTGCGGGCGGTATTGACGCCGGAACTCGTGTGAAGCAGGCCTGAAGGGGTTTGGAGGGATTGATCAGACGGTTTCGCAAGCTTTCTGCTAAAGTCAATTCGGCGACACGTCATTGAAAGGACACGGTCGTGCCACATAACGGTCACGGCCGATTACTACATTGGCGGGCATGTCGTCCTATTCCTTACGATCAGGAAAGCCTAATGCGAGAACTGCCGACGCCTACGCTCCCCTTTGCCTCGCTGCCCCTCGACACGTCGCGGCGCCACCTGCCGCGCGCTGCTGAAACCGTCACATCCGAGTATCGCCTGCGCGCTGCGTGGGCCCGTACGGAAGACGAATTGCGTGAAGCCCAGCGCCTGCGTTACAGCGTGTTCGCCGAAGAGATGGGCGCGCAGGTCAGCGGCCCCTCCGGTCTCGATGTCGATCCGTTCGATGCGTACTGCGACCACCTGCTGGTTCGCGATCTCGATACGCTGAAGGTCGTCGGCACGTATCGCGTGCTGCCGCCGCACCAGGCGGCGCGTGTCGGCCGCCTGTACGCCGAAGGCGAATTCGACCTGTCGCGCCTCACGCACCTGCGCGGCAAGATGGTCGAGGTCGGCCGCTCGTGCGTGCACAGCGACTACCGCAGCGGCGCCGTCATCATGGCGCTGTGGGGTGGCCTCGGCGCGTACATGATGCAGAACGGCTACGAGACGATGCTCGGCTGCGCGAGCGTGTCGATGGCCGACGGCGGCCACTATGCGGCGAACCTGTACCAGTCGCTGGCGGCGAGCTCGCTGACGGCGCCCGAGTACCGCGCATTCCCGCACACGGCACTGCCGGTCGACGAACTGCAGACGGGCGTCGCCGTGGCGCCGCCGCCGCTGATCAAGGGTTACCTGCGTCTCGGCGCGAAGATCTGCGGCGCACCGGCCTGGGATCCCGACTTCAACTGCGCGGATTTCCTGACGCTGTTCCGCCTGTCGGACATCAACGCGCGCTACGCCCGCCACTTCCTGGGCTGAGCCTTCTGAATCGCGTCGCGCCCGTTCCGGGCGCGCGCAAGCAAACGCCGTCGCGCGGCAGCCTGCCGCGCGACGGCGTTCGTGCATTCAGTCAACGTGAGTGTATCCGGCCCTGTTAATTTCGACGAAACGCGGTTCCTGCCGTGCCACGGGATGGCACGTTGGCGAACGGCCCGGGTTCGACACTGGCCGGACGGCGGGGCGGCTTGCTCAGTGCTTGCGCCGCCAGTCGAGCAGGTGGTGTTCCGCCATCCAGTGGTGGATCATCCCTTCACCGTCGTGGCTCCGCTTGTATTCGCGGGCCTCGAAGTACGACAGCGCGACCAGCACCATCAGACCGATGAACAGACCGATCAGGCCCGCAATTTCCTCAGACGACATGGCAGCCTCCTTTCCTCGGCACAGCGCCATGCGTACATAGTAGGACATGCGCAGCGCGACCCCGAAACCGGATTTCCGCTAGACTCGGCGCGGTCCTGGCGCGATGGGCGCGCCGATTTCCGGAGCCATACCCGATGACCCGTTTCATGCTGGCCGTGCTGGCCGCAACGCTTCTTGCCGGCTGCACCAGCGATCCTCGTCAGGCCCGCAGCGGCCACCCGCCGGAAGATCCGGCCGACTATCACGGCGTGCCGACCGACATGACGCCGCCGTCGATGCTCGACGCGCCGCCGCCGAAGCCCGTGCAGTAACGATCGGCCTGGCCGGCCGTCAGGCGCGTGCCGCGGGTGCGGCGTGCGCGTCGGCGCCAATGCGCCGCAGCAGCCCCGGCAGGTAGCGCGCGAGCGTCGCGCCGCGCGCAGCCATGAACAGCAGCAGCGCGAACCAGAGGCCGTGATTGCCGAATGTGCCGACGGCGAGCGTGGCCGCGATGAAGATCGAGAACGACACGACCATCGCGCGCATCAGCGATTGCGTCTGCGTGGCGCCGATGAACACGCCGTCGAGCAGGAAGCCCCAGACGGACACGATCGGCGAGATCGCGGCCCACGGCAGGTAGCGCAGCGCGACCGCGCGGATCTCGGCCTGATCGGTCAGGCGCGCGACGATCCAGCCGCCGGCAGCCCAGTAAACCAGCGCGAACAGCAGCGCGCCGAGCGCCGACCAGAACAACGTGACGCGTACGGCCTGCCGGAATGCGTTCCGGTCGCGAGCACCGGCCGCCGCGCCGACGAGCGCCTCGGCCGCATGCGCGAAACCGTCGAGGCCGTACGCCATGAAGGTCTGGAAATTCAGCAGCAGCGCGTTCGCCGCGAGTGTCGCATCGCCCTGTTTCGCGCCGAGGTGCGCGAACCAGCCGAATGCACCGAGCAGGCACAGCGTGCGCAGGAAGATGTCGCGATTGAGTACGATCAGCCGCTTGAGCGCCACGCGGTCGGCGAGCGCACGGGCGGCAATCGGCCCGAGGCCGCGCGGGCGCAACCGCCACAGCATCCACGCGCCGAGCGCGAAGCCGCATGCGTCCGCGGTGGCGGTCGCGGCGCCGATGCCGGCGATGCCCCAGCCGAAGCCATACACGTAGAGCAGCACGGCGCCGATGTTCACCGCGTTGATGAACACCTGCGCGACGAGCGCAAGCCGGACCCGTTGCACGCCGAGCAGGTAGCCGAGCA
Proteins encoded in this window:
- a CDS encoding type VI secretion system Vgr family protein, whose amino-acid sequence is MDIRPSALGDLKFRDLYEAISKGVLQQGRLLMLDTPLGKNALVPLRARGSARIGRDYSYTIDVASTRDDTALLSLMHQPVTLQIQQVTAPFAVPVYRPVHGFVHRVAYLGGNGGLSTYQIEFSSALVFLEKTHNEEGWLEKDAREIISDVLDRYPQLRGQYRFSLSSDPAKRSWCRQSESDLHFVNRLAEAEGWYFYWVHENVSEGDAPKTTLVIVDRVSTLPDGKPVEFIRANDSNESDGFAHWAVVQTMQSTRYMSRAFDYKRPASNFQVESGLAATSYVAEERHQKAEHSVPDAPMTVFESTAYGYSSSDAGEVRARRRVEIWDARASRYFGVGGVRWLDAGSRFVLNGHPRHEDGDAKKREYLVVEARWFIENNVPIGQQTVEFPQSLRATLAEQQAIHRERFDTPGHADGTTGFFMLEVEAQPTAVEYRSPLDHPKPVMSIEHALVVTPDGAEAWTNDRNQIRVHFAWDRKNPPDAFNSSPLLSSLQSDTGNGYGAVHVPRAREWVIVGYWNGDCDKPFVLGRINGGTTPSQWHSNALLSGFKSEGFGKTGAYNSFVHDDSTNQSGTRLVSYTGKSYAALTQGYLIKHDDNTRGQYLGAGFVLHADEFGAVRASKGLSISAHSKAYDDEQMGVDEARSQLQQAGMLVESLSSASTIAQAESLQTGQDALKALSKDIQHPVSGNTSGGVTAGGGTGSANGFAQPNILVSTPKDIALVADSSTHIVAEKEVNVVSNENTYVATGKSFVVAAAEKVSFFAQKLGAFFVTAKGPIKLSANTDDVNVNAGKDVTVKAKRIVLDADEIIIKAGGSYTRWVAAGIEDGTQGPRTIKSASLSRQGPSSIAQHMNSLPQAKFNDPYVLRDRISGEVLKNHPYELVRGDGTRIKGMTNDLGHVAEQKNEDIETLKLHALRPEPPASAGNGQE
- a CDS encoding esterase/lipase family protein; this translates as MSDNQAGNQGGDSPFSDDAEQEVVRQMGRTAPDGSSYGTFTLTPASDTRQKELLCDVRPIIPVIFLPGVMGSLLTDKENGNELFFAPNTDGMFGKLGALPALIGLWFTKASSREKQFDPSKAAVTPLGPINVGKHGKNDTPEQFVDEKEARRRGWGSIHRTSYHPVLAWLEETLNQPKLLGEPHGPWVTPDPNGEKWTLKPVIDTDPSDYGALGKGGKITLDSAEFEHFSKFRYRVYAIGYNWLQSNADSGKQVVDGSNYFDPKTQKTTRLMGIKEIIAENNSGKAIILTHSMGGLVARMAIAMHGAEGLMHGVFHNVQPATGAPVAVKRFRTGGGNEGGMNSFINGSLVGRDADEFVAVMANAPGPLELIPMPDYINGDPWWVFARLNGEPVMQLPKDGDAYNEIYLNSNWYGLVPDDSLLDPAGTVAGKLKADNQDLTVSQKFNFLLKDVVAKQSQIKDVYHGKTYAAYNDIGALGQKSHADIKTESEGKGKPSVEKGKSLEDVLTFGKVIWRGNIPPGVTEEELRAARFMRADDSHTGNVRVYLDSHKLSIDFEVQKVAKLPNGATAPDPDKNGIIPGDGTVPAWSAEAQARGLKPGVKGDPAKGVQLAFMQGGYDHQGSYDHPWTRWALLYSVVQIAQDAPEPSC
- a CDS encoding T6SS immunity protein Tli4 family protein — translated: MLKGLQKFLLLVVGVCACTTVFSGEPTMTNSLLSKPRPWCIGRFLFDRPATSKISNQRYEFRGEKLTTQYNVSSATYQAEIVAREKELRTKQRINPVNLKEKTGRAWLEKAFSPVPNSRVFVFEDAVAKVEKLPFETEGYVFFDDKVVRTKGMIGATAIDRAEEIYNDTIRRIKARDNWTIPTESGFCFDGGIVTGSSTYTEEVSQSFALMPGRPALLVIQLRDAVGSDQKESLTKTLPQLRAQMDRMSGHYRILRQGKRTVAGMDAEEVLFELKEGDITSYRFYLLAPGDSSTLAKPHTAIQLLLGASSPDLKPEEATSPVDEGSALQVWDTLLNSLRLRPGAV
- a CDS encoding PAAR domain-containing protein, which gives rise to MKRYDIVKGDTTTVGGIVQAGDGLDMLHGREQAYEHDPVWCPVCKTLGVIVCDGPRHSSTGPDGRQSALSDDLCRCACPMPPKLVASQSVSYIEV
- the sixA gene encoding phosphohistidine phosphatase SixA; the encoded protein is MMNLILWRHAEAEDYATSDLARQLTVRGRKDAQAMAKWLRGRLETNAVILASPAARTVQTAEALTDQYRTVDALAPGGSIDEVLAAAGWPEGLAPTVVIVGHQPTLGSVAAQLIAGSDDSWSVKKGGIVWLASRTRDGSRQAVLRAVLTPELV
- a CDS encoding GNAT family N-acetyltransferase, with translation MRELPTPTLPFASLPLDTSRRHLPRAAETVTSEYRLRAAWARTEDELREAQRLRYSVFAEEMGAQVSGPSGLDVDPFDAYCDHLLVRDLDTLKVVGTYRVLPPHQAARVGRLYAEGEFDLSRLTHLRGKMVEVGRSCVHSDYRSGAVIMALWGGLGAYMMQNGYETMLGCASVSMADGGHYAANLYQSLAASSLTAPEYRAFPHTALPVDELQTGVAVAPPPLIKGYLRLGAKICGAPAWDPDFNCADFLTLFRLSDINARYARHFLG
- a CDS encoding MATE family efflux transporter, which translates into the protein MSESALPHGAGTGSATVTHRRVLALAFPIVLANLTQPILGAVDTAVAGHLDGAQYLGGVALGGLFFNFVFWGFGFLRMGTTGLVAQAHGAGDDAGIRLNLLRALIVAFALGAAVLALQVPLLSFALTALGGSDAVRATALAYSHARIWSAPFALANYVVLGYLLGVQRVRLALVAQVFINAVNIGAVLLYVYGFGWGIAGIGAATATADACGFALGAWMLWRLRPRGLGPIAARALADRVALKRLIVLNRDIFLRTLCLLGAFGWFAHLGAKQGDATLAANALLLNFQTFMAYGLDGFAHAAEALVGAAAGARDRNAFRQAVRVTLFWSALGALLFALVYWAAGGWIVARLTDQAEIRAVALRYLPWAAISPIVSVWGFLLDGVFIGATQTQSLMRAMVVSFSIFIAATLAVGTFGNHGLWFALLLFMAARGATLARYLPGLLRRIGADAHAAPAARA